CATCAATTTGGTTCAGATAAAATTACAATTGCCATAGATGCCAGAAGAAATTCCGAAATGCCATCGGGTTTTGAATTGGTAATTAGCGGAGGTAAAAAACCGGTTGGACAAGATGCTGTAGCATGGGCAAAGAAATGTCAGGAACTGGGTGCAGGTATCATTTTGCCAACCAGTATGGATGCAGATGGCACAAAAGACGGATATGATATTGAATACACAAAGGCCATTTCCGATGCAGTGGAATTGCCTGTGGTCGCTTCAGGTGGAGCAGGAAAACCGGAACATTTTTATGAGGGAGCAGCAAAAGGCGGAGCACAAATCCTGCTGGCTGCTTCTGTTTTCCATTATCGTACTTTAAGTATCAGGGAGGTAAAAAAATATCTTAAGGAGAGGGGGTTGGAAGTTAATCTGGGTTAGAATCAACAAAGGAGATCTAAAAGGTAGGTAGTGCGTATAACATTGATTAGAAATACGAAGACAATATATTTAGTGTAAAAATAAACCAACTTTAAAAATGAAAAGCACCAGTTTATTA
The sequence above is a segment of the Bacteroidales bacterium genome. Coding sequences within it:
- the hisF gene encoding imidazole glycerol phosphate synthase subunit HisF — encoded protein: MKNVKIMPCLDMKDGRVVKGVHFVDIKDAGDPVENAAFYQKEGADELAMLDIAATIENRGTRLEWVRNVSSVIDIPLTVGGGISSLEDIEMVLEAGADKVSMNSAAVKDAGLIKKAAHQFGSDKITIAIDARRNSEMPSGFELVISGGKKPVGQDAVAWAKKCQELGAGIILPTSMDADGTKDGYDIEYTKAISDAVELPVVASGGAGKPEHFYEGAAKGGAQILLAASVFHYRTLSIREVKKYLKERGLEVNLG